One window from the genome of Longimicrobium sp. encodes:
- a CDS encoding TldD/PmbA family protein: protein MAQQSKYFSREEMQRLAQRALGFSTADEARVNIQSGVRGNTRFAVNQISTGGDVYDATLTFTSAFGKKVASATTNRFDDEALRTVVQTSERLARLVPEDPEYLGELGPQQYPTASSFSQATANLTPEARAAAVNAITRPAAARNLVATGFLDMVVGSQAVATKKGLFAYQAGTETNLTTTVRTPDGTGSGWAGVGQNDWSKVDPAQLADRAIRKAELSRNAKAVEPGKWTVILEPTAVANLVQLMTFAMDARSADEGRSFFSKQGGGNKIGEKFLDARVSIYSDPTDPQIFSSAFNGQGLPNRRMQWVENGVLRNLQYSRFWAQKQGREPTGFADGFFMSGGNATIDQMIASTERGLLVTRLWYIRPVDPRTILYTGLTRDGTFLVENGRITSAVKNLRWNESPVFMLNNIEAMSAPVRVSASESGEAGSAVTVPAIKARDFTFTSLSDAV, encoded by the coding sequence ATGGCGCAGCAGAGCAAATACTTCTCGCGCGAAGAGATGCAGCGCCTGGCGCAGCGGGCGCTGGGCTTCTCCACGGCCGACGAGGCGCGCGTCAACATCCAGAGCGGGGTGCGCGGCAACACCCGCTTCGCCGTGAACCAGATCTCGACCGGCGGCGACGTCTACGACGCCACGCTGACCTTCACCAGCGCGTTCGGCAAAAAGGTGGCGAGCGCGACCACCAACCGCTTCGACGACGAGGCGCTGCGCACGGTGGTGCAGACCAGCGAGCGGCTGGCGCGGCTGGTGCCCGAGGACCCGGAGTACCTGGGCGAGCTGGGGCCGCAGCAGTACCCCACCGCCTCGTCGTTCTCGCAGGCGACGGCCAACCTGACCCCCGAGGCCCGCGCGGCGGCGGTGAACGCCATCACGCGCCCGGCGGCGGCGCGCAACCTGGTGGCGACCGGCTTCCTGGACATGGTGGTGGGCTCGCAGGCGGTGGCCACCAAGAAGGGGCTCTTCGCCTACCAGGCCGGCACCGAGACGAACCTCACCACCACCGTGCGCACGCCGGACGGCACGGGTTCGGGGTGGGCGGGTGTTGGCCAGAACGACTGGAGCAAGGTGGACCCGGCGCAGCTCGCCGACCGCGCCATCCGCAAGGCCGAGCTGTCGCGGAACGCCAAGGCGGTGGAGCCGGGCAAGTGGACGGTCATCCTGGAGCCGACCGCCGTGGCCAACCTGGTGCAGCTCATGACGTTCGCCATGGACGCGCGCTCGGCGGACGAGGGGCGCTCCTTCTTCTCGAAGCAGGGCGGCGGCAACAAGATCGGCGAGAAGTTCCTGGACGCGCGCGTCTCCATCTACTCCGATCCGACAGACCCGCAGATCTTCAGCTCGGCGTTCAATGGCCAGGGGCTCCCCAACCGCCGCATGCAGTGGGTGGAGAACGGCGTGCTGCGGAACCTGCAGTACAGCCGCTTCTGGGCGCAGAAGCAGGGCCGCGAGCCGACGGGCTTCGCGGACGGCTTCTTCATGTCGGGCGGCAACGCGACCATCGACCAGATGATCGCCTCCACGGAGCGCGGGCTGCTCGTGACGCGCCTGTGGTACATCCGTCCGGTGGACCCGCGCACCATCCTGTACACGGGCCTCACCCGCGACGGCACGTTCCTCGTGGAGAACGGCCGCATCACCAGCGCCGTCAAGAACCTGCGCTGGAACGAGTCGCCCGTCTTCATGCTCAACAACATCGAGGCGATGTCCGCCCCGGTGCGCGTGAGCGCCTCCGAGTCGGGCGAGGCGGGCTCGGCCGTCACCGTCCCCGCCATCAAGGCCCGCGACTTCACCTTCACGTCGCTCTCGGACGCGGTGTAG
- a CDS encoding TldD/PmbA family protein, with product MKRRDFLVQGTALAAGTVLLPGLASAHAPVLEMDDPQVKELAMRAVDAARRAGASYADVRISRNRQQAVGTRERQITFFNDGETYGFGVRVLANGSWGFAASRDLTADEVDRVARQAVSQARASAAAQRRPIELAPGERYPDATWTSPVQTDPFTVPIEEKVALLLAANEAALKVQGARFVNSSMFFLKEEKTFANTDGSYIAQTIYRSFPQLNVTAVSSDMSDFQSRRSSDIAPMGLGYEHVRNSRLVENAPRWAEDAVKKLTAKAVQPGRYDLVLLPTHLWLTIHESIAHPTELDRIMGYEANYAGTSFIYPIRDFLGKFRYGPEFMNVQGERSTPGGLSTVAYDDEGVRPDEYLIIKNGVVNDLQTTREQAPMLADWYRQQGKPVRSHGNSYSQSWADVQFQRMPNVNLLPDTSKDTSVEELVSGIQDGILIDGDGSFSIDQQRYNAQFGGQTFQEIKNGRITGPLKDVAYQMRTPEFWNGMDAIGGRSTYFLGGAFNDGKGQPSQSNAVSHGSPAARFRKVNVINTGRKA from the coding sequence ATGAAACGCAGAGACTTCCTCGTGCAGGGCACCGCGCTGGCCGCGGGCACGGTCCTGCTGCCGGGGCTGGCCAGCGCGCACGCGCCGGTGCTGGAGATGGACGATCCGCAGGTCAAGGAGCTGGCGATGCGCGCGGTGGACGCCGCCCGCCGCGCCGGCGCCAGCTACGCTGACGTGCGCATCTCCCGTAACCGGCAGCAGGCGGTGGGCACCCGCGAGCGGCAGATCACCTTCTTCAACGACGGCGAGACCTACGGCTTCGGCGTGCGCGTGCTGGCCAACGGCTCGTGGGGGTTCGCCGCCTCGCGCGACCTGACGGCGGACGAGGTGGACCGCGTCGCCCGCCAGGCAGTGTCGCAGGCCCGCGCCAGCGCCGCCGCCCAGCGCCGGCCCATCGAGCTGGCCCCGGGGGAGCGGTACCCGGATGCCACCTGGACCTCGCCGGTGCAGACGGACCCGTTCACCGTGCCCATCGAGGAAAAGGTGGCGCTGCTGCTGGCCGCCAACGAGGCCGCGCTCAAGGTGCAGGGCGCGCGGTTCGTGAACTCGTCGATGTTCTTCCTCAAGGAAGAGAAGACGTTCGCCAACACCGACGGCTCGTACATCGCGCAGACCATCTACCGCTCGTTCCCGCAGCTGAACGTGACCGCGGTGTCGAGCGACATGAGCGACTTCCAGAGCCGGCGCTCCAGCGACATCGCGCCGATGGGGCTGGGCTACGAGCACGTGCGCAACTCGCGCCTGGTGGAGAACGCCCCGCGCTGGGCCGAGGATGCGGTCAAGAAGCTCACGGCCAAGGCGGTGCAGCCGGGGCGCTACGACCTGGTGCTCCTTCCCACGCACCTCTGGCTCACGATCCACGAGTCGATCGCGCACCCCACGGAGCTGGACCGCATCATGGGGTACGAGGCCAACTACGCCGGCACCTCGTTCATCTACCCGATCCGCGACTTCCTGGGCAAGTTTCGCTACGGGCCGGAGTTCATGAACGTGCAGGGCGAGCGCTCCACGCCGGGCGGGCTGTCGACGGTGGCGTACGACGACGAGGGCGTGCGGCCGGACGAGTACCTGATCATCAAGAACGGGGTGGTGAACGACCTGCAGACGACGCGCGAGCAGGCCCCCATGCTGGCTGACTGGTACCGCCAGCAGGGGAAGCCGGTGCGCAGCCACGGCAACTCGTACTCGCAGAGCTGGGCGGACGTGCAGTTCCAGCGCATGCCCAACGTCAACCTGCTGCCGGACACCAGCAAGGACACCTCGGTGGAGGAGCTGGTGTCGGGGATCCAGGACGGCATCCTGATCGACGGCGACGGGTCGTTCTCCATCGACCAGCAGCGCTACAACGCGCAGTTCGGCGGGCAGACCTTCCAGGAGATCAAGAACGGGAGGATCACGGGCCCGCTCAAGGACGTGGCGTACCAGATGAGGACCCCCGAGTTCTGGAACGGGATGGATGCCATCGGCGGGCGCAGCACCTACTTCCTGGGCGGCGCCTTCAACGACGGCAAGGGGCAGCCCTCGCAGTCCAACGCCGTGTCGCACGGCTCCCCCGCGGCTCGGTTCCGCAAGGTCAACGTGATCAACACCGGACGGAAGGCCTAA
- a CDS encoding FAD-dependent oxidoreductase: MKIAVIGGGPAGMCAAWRLVRGGASVELFEAEARIGGRTRTDVVDGYRIDTGAQLFGTLYRRVLAVLGELGAGERMVRAPGRDALWRKGRAHEVVYGSPTSMLASGALPVALKLRLGAQYLPFLQRHGPSLDLEALERAADIGLDGESAAAWGARELGRDFVDLLVHPLLATLYGTGSEEASAGFYHALSRQGLTLQVLAMRGGAGGFCDAVAAAVERGGGVLHTGRPVHSLTRAGTGVELSGDGWTDRFDAAVVAVPAPAALRMLGDALPRAAEWLTRVRVRPTATVALLLDRPVPGRFFGLSFPRGETRVVAAACAEENKGADVVPPGRGLLVVIPTPAAGESLRVASPEDALRAVLPELEGALPGLARTVRDVRVYPWEHGWTLFYPGYLAHLRTARGGALEENAPIALAGDYLYAPNIEAAVTSGLEAAERLLRRVPS; this comes from the coding sequence ATGAAGATTGCGGTGATCGGCGGCGGCCCCGCCGGGATGTGCGCGGCGTGGCGGCTGGTGCGCGGCGGGGCGTCGGTGGAGCTCTTCGAGGCGGAGGCGCGCATCGGCGGGCGCACGCGGACCGACGTGGTCGATGGGTACCGGATCGACACGGGGGCGCAGCTCTTCGGCACCCTGTACCGCCGCGTCCTTGCCGTGCTCGGCGAGCTGGGGGCGGGGGAGCGGATGGTGCGCGCGCCGGGGCGGGACGCGCTCTGGAGGAAGGGGCGCGCGCACGAGGTGGTGTACGGCTCACCCACCAGCATGCTGGCATCCGGCGCACTGCCCGTCGCGCTGAAGCTGCGGCTCGGCGCGCAGTACCTCCCCTTCCTCCAGCGCCACGGCCCGTCGCTCGACCTCGAAGCCCTGGAGCGCGCCGCCGACATCGGGCTGGACGGCGAATCGGCGGCGGCGTGGGGCGCGCGTGAGCTGGGGCGCGACTTCGTGGATCTCCTCGTCCACCCCCTCCTCGCCACCCTCTACGGCACCGGTTCGGAGGAGGCGAGCGCCGGCTTCTACCACGCGCTGTCCAGGCAGGGGCTCACCCTCCAGGTGCTCGCCATGCGCGGCGGGGCGGGCGGCTTCTGCGATGCGGTTGCGGCGGCGGTGGAGCGGGGCGGGGGAGTGCTCCACACCGGCCGCCCCGTCCACTCCCTCACGCGCGCGGGCACGGGCGTGGAGCTGAGCGGCGACGGATGGACCGACCGCTTCGACGCCGCCGTCGTGGCCGTCCCCGCGCCCGCCGCGCTGCGCATGCTCGGCGATGCGCTCCCAAGGGCGGCGGAGTGGCTCACCCGCGTGCGTGTGCGCCCCACGGCTACGGTGGCGCTCCTCCTGGACCGGCCGGTGCCGGGGCGCTTCTTCGGCCTCTCCTTTCCGCGTGGCGAGACGCGCGTGGTCGCCGCCGCCTGCGCGGAGGAGAACAAGGGCGCGGACGTGGTGCCGCCCGGCCGCGGGCTCCTGGTGGTCATCCCCACCCCCGCCGCCGGTGAATCGCTGCGCGTCGCATCCCCCGAAGACGCCCTCCGCGCCGTCCTCCCCGAGCTGGAGGGAGCACTGCCCGGCCTGGCCCGCACCGTCCGCGACGTCCGCGTCTACCCGTGGGAGCACGGCTGGACGCTCTTCTACCCTGGCTACCTCGCCCACCTTCGCACCGCCCGCGGCGGAGCCCTCGAGGAAAACGCCCCCATCGCCCTCGCCGGCGACTACCTCTACGCCCCCAACATCGAAGCCGCCGTCACCTCCGGCCTCGAAGCCGCCGAGCGCCTCCTGCGCCGCGTCCCATCGTAG
- a CDS encoding transposase, whose product MFVHLVWSTWDRMPLITPHLQARIYRCLHAECTRMRIELIAVGGVDDHVHLLVKLPSTVSIAHAVKQLKGS is encoded by the coding sequence GTGTTCGTCCACCTCGTTTGGAGCACATGGGATCGGATGCCCTTGATCACTCCGCACCTCCAGGCACGGATCTACAGGTGCCTGCACGCGGAGTGCACACGGATGCGGATCGAGCTCATCGCGGTGGGTGGCGTGGATGATCACGTCCACCTGCTGGTGAAGCTGCCATCCACCGTCTCGATCGCCCACGCGGTCAAGCAGCTCAAGGGGAGTTAG
- a CDS encoding threonine synthase, with amino-acid sequence MSMSMTTNSIPAGGATHLECTRCGAEHASEAHHRLSPCCEKPLYPRYDLEVIGARLKREDLRGRPADLWRYAELLPVRDPANAVRLGEGWTPLIETPRLAERLGVGRVWVKDEGQNPTASFKARGLCMAISRAKELGIREVALPSAGNAGSATAAYAAAAGMRAHIVVPRDTPVPIIQEIRALGADLELLDGLITDCGARVAEGARQHGWFDLSTLKEPYRVEGKKTMGYEIAEQFGWTLPDVIVYPTGGGTGLVGMWKAFDEMERLGWIGSHRPRMITVQASGCAPIIRAWEEGADHAEPWQGAHTYASGLRVPRAVGDFLILDAVRASGGAGVAVPDEEMREWTPIMGALTGIFAAPEGAATAAAVARLRQDGTLSGDEGVVLFNTGSGLKYVELD; translated from the coding sequence ATGTCCATGTCCATGACCACCAACTCCATCCCCGCCGGCGGCGCCACGCACCTGGAATGCACCCGCTGCGGCGCCGAGCACGCGAGCGAGGCGCACCACCGCCTATCGCCGTGCTGCGAGAAGCCGCTCTACCCGCGCTACGACCTGGAGGTGATCGGGGCGCGGCTGAAGCGCGAGGACCTGCGCGGCCGCCCCGCCGACCTCTGGCGCTACGCCGAGCTCCTCCCCGTGCGCGACCCCGCCAACGCCGTGCGCCTGGGCGAGGGGTGGACGCCGCTGATCGAGACGCCGCGGCTGGCGGAGCGTCTCGGCGTGGGGCGCGTGTGGGTCAAGGACGAGGGCCAGAACCCCACCGCGTCGTTCAAGGCGCGCGGGCTGTGCATGGCCATCTCGCGCGCCAAGGAGCTGGGGATCCGCGAAGTGGCGCTGCCGTCGGCGGGCAACGCGGGGAGCGCGACCGCCGCCTACGCCGCCGCCGCGGGGATGCGCGCCCACATCGTGGTGCCGCGCGACACGCCCGTCCCCATCATCCAGGAGATCCGCGCCCTCGGCGCCGACCTGGAGCTGCTGGACGGCCTCATCACCGACTGCGGCGCGCGCGTGGCGGAGGGGGCGCGGCAGCACGGCTGGTTCGACCTCTCGACCCTCAAGGAGCCGTACCGGGTGGAGGGGAAGAAGACGATGGGCTACGAGATCGCCGAGCAGTTCGGGTGGACGCTGCCGGACGTGATCGTCTACCCAACCGGGGGTGGCACCGGGCTCGTGGGGATGTGGAAGGCGTTCGACGAGATGGAGCGCCTCGGCTGGATCGGCTCGCATCGCCCGCGGATGATCACGGTGCAGGCCAGCGGCTGTGCCCCCATCATCCGCGCCTGGGAGGAGGGCGCCGACCACGCCGAGCCGTGGCAGGGGGCGCACACCTACGCCTCGGGCCTGCGTGTGCCGCGCGCGGTGGGCGACTTCCTGATCCTCGATGCGGTCCGAGCGTCCGGCGGCGCGGGCGTCGCCGTGCCGGACGAGGAGATGCGCGAGTGGACGCCGATCATGGGCGCCCTCACCGGCATCTTCGCCGCCCCCGAGGGCGCCGCTACCGCCGCCGCCGTCGCCCGCCTGCGCCAGGACGGCACGCTCAGCGGGGACGAGGGCGTGGTCCTGTTCAACACCGGCAGCGGCCTCAAGTATGTAGAGCTCGACTGA
- the argF gene encoding ornithine carbamoyltransferase: MTAPAARHFLAIPDFTREEILRTLDLAAEMKRGEYRERPLAGKTLAMIFTKSSTRTRVSFEVGTYQLGGHALFLSSRDIQLDRGEPIRDTARVLSRFVDGIMIRTFDHGDPEELARYGSVPVINGLTDLLHPCQIMADLMTVRENLGGDVSGLKVAWVGDGNNMANSWINAAYRLGFELRLAYPPGYAPDASILDRARGTARIIVTHDPREAVEGADVVNTDVWASMGQEEEAAQRERDFAGFRVDEALMESASERSIFLHCLPAHRGEEVTEEVLEGPRSRVWDEAENRMHVQKAIMARLMGGVE; the protein is encoded by the coding sequence ATGACCGCACCGGCCGCGCGCCACTTCCTCGCCATCCCCGACTTCACGCGCGAGGAGATCCTCCGGACGCTCGACCTTGCCGCGGAGATGAAGCGCGGCGAGTACCGCGAGCGGCCGCTGGCGGGAAAGACGCTCGCCATGATCTTCACCAAGAGCTCCACCCGCACCCGGGTGTCGTTCGAGGTGGGGACGTACCAGCTCGGCGGCCATGCGCTCTTCCTCTCCTCGCGCGACATCCAGCTTGACCGCGGTGAGCCGATCCGCGACACGGCGCGCGTCCTGTCGCGCTTCGTGGACGGGATCATGATCCGCACCTTCGACCACGGCGACCCGGAAGAGCTGGCGCGCTACGGCTCCGTTCCGGTCATCAACGGCCTCACCGACCTCCTCCACCCCTGCCAGATCATGGCGGACCTGATGACCGTCCGCGAGAACCTGGGCGGCGACGTGTCCGGGCTCAAGGTGGCGTGGGTGGGGGATGGCAACAACATGGCCAACTCCTGGATCAACGCCGCGTACCGGCTGGGATTCGAGCTGCGCCTCGCCTACCCGCCCGGCTACGCCCCGGACGCCTCCATCCTGGACCGCGCGCGCGGCACCGCCCGCATCATCGTGACTCACGACCCGCGCGAGGCGGTGGAGGGCGCGGACGTGGTGAACACGGACGTGTGGGCCTCGATGGGGCAGGAGGAGGAGGCCGCCCAGCGTGAGCGCGACTTCGCCGGCTTCAGGGTGGACGAGGCGCTGATGGAGTCCGCGTCCGAGCGCTCCATCTTCCTCCACTGCCTCCCCGCCCACCGCGGCGAAGAGGTCACCGAGGAGGTGCTGGAGGGCCCTCGCTCGCGCGTCTGGGACGAAGCCGAGAACCGGATGCACGTGCAGAAGGCGATCATGGCGCGGCTGATGGGCGGCGTGGAGTAG